A part of Lacibacter sp. H407 genomic DNA contains:
- a CDS encoding CopD family protein, with the protein MYLYIKAIHIIFIVTWFAGLFYMPRLFIYNVEANTKDETSRKVLQEQFGIMMKRLWYGITWPSAVLTLVFGIWVLFESGYSEIVFQPAGRWMLIKLIFVLFLYLYHFSLHRIFKQQTAGVFNYSSQQLRIWNEVATIFLVAVVMLVVVKQNLSALWGILGLVLFVLLLMSAIKIYKLIRK; encoded by the coding sequence ATGTATTTATACATTAAGGCCATCCATATCATCTTTATCGTTACTTGGTTTGCGGGTTTATTCTACATGCCTCGGCTTTTTATTTACAATGTTGAAGCAAATACAAAAGATGAAACGAGCCGCAAAGTATTGCAGGAGCAGTTTGGCATTATGATGAAACGTTTGTGGTATGGCATTACCTGGCCATCAGCAGTGTTGACATTGGTCTTTGGAATATGGGTTTTGTTTGAAAGCGGTTACTCAGAAATTGTGTTTCAACCGGCAGGAAGGTGGATGCTCATCAAACTCATCTTTGTTCTTTTCTTATATCTCTATCATTTCTCCTTACATAGAATCTTTAAACAGCAAACTGCAGGTGTATTCAATTATTCATCACAGCAACTCCGTATCTGGAATGAAGTAGCAACGATCTTTTTAGTTGCAGTGGTGATGTTGGTAGTTGTGAAACAAAACCTCAGTGCATTGTGGGGAATACTTGGGCTTGTGTTGTTTGTATTGCTACTGATGAGTGCAATTAAGATTTACAAACTGATCCGAAAATAA
- the hemH gene encoding ferrochelatase has translation MEKATRKGILLMNLGSPDSTEVKDVRRYLNEFLMDERVIDYPYLLRLLLVKGIITRFRAPKSAEAYSTIWTKEGSPLIVLTKQLRDALDKEVDMPVEIAMRYGNPTVKYALDRLLEQNPELDEVIAVPLYPHYAMSSYETAVESAKEIHAKNNYPFKLSFIKPYYNEEHYITAMAENIRPYLEQEYDHILFSYHGIPESHLKKSDPTKSHCLKTGDCCNVSSTAHATCYRHQCFVTTELIAAKLGLTKDKYSLSFQSRLAGEQWLTPYTDYRLRDMPKEGIKKLLILCPAFVSDCLETLEEIAERGKETFEEAGGETYTMIPCMNVHPLWVEAIANYVEGVAKGEREMVLS, from the coding sequence ATGGAAAAAGCAACACGCAAAGGAATCCTGTTAATGAATCTTGGTTCACCTGATTCAACCGAAGTAAAAGATGTTCGTCGTTACCTCAACGAATTTTTGATGGATGAGCGTGTGATCGATTATCCATATCTGTTGCGATTGTTACTGGTGAAGGGAATTATTACACGTTTTCGTGCACCAAAATCGGCAGAAGCGTACAGCACTATTTGGACTAAAGAAGGTTCACCTTTAATTGTGCTCACAAAGCAACTCCGTGATGCATTGGATAAAGAAGTTGATATGCCAGTCGAAATAGCGATGCGTTACGGCAACCCCACTGTGAAATACGCATTGGATCGTTTGCTGGAACAAAACCCTGAATTGGATGAAGTGATTGCTGTACCGTTGTATCCGCATTATGCCATGAGTAGTTACGAAACGGCGGTGGAGAGTGCAAAAGAGATCCATGCAAAAAATAACTACCCGTTTAAGCTGAGTTTTATTAAGCCTTATTATAATGAAGAGCATTATATCACGGCGATGGCCGAAAATATTCGCCCTTACCTTGAACAGGAGTACGATCACATTCTGTTCAGTTATCATGGTATTCCAGAAAGTCATTTAAAGAAATCAGATCCTACAAAAAGTCATTGTTTAAAAACAGGCGATTGTTGCAATGTGTCTTCAACAGCGCATGCAACCTGTTACCGTCATCAATGTTTTGTAACAACAGAACTGATTGCTGCAAAACTTGGTTTAACAAAAGATAAATACAGTTTATCGTTCCAATCGAGATTGGCAGGTGAACAATGGTTAACACCGTATACCGATTATCGTTTGCGTGATATGCCAAAAGAAGGCATTAAAAAATTATTGATCCTTTGTCCGGCATTTGTAAGTGATTGCCTGGAAACATTGGAAGAAATTGCAGAACGTGGAAAAGAAACGTTTGAAGAAGCAGGCGGTGAAACTTATACCATGATCCCTTGTATGAATGTGCATCCGTTATGGGTGGAAGCAATTGCAAACTATGTGGAAGGAGTGGCGAAGGGGGAGAGAGAGATGGTGCTTTCTTAA